One region of Pseudomonas alvandae genomic DNA includes:
- a CDS encoding APC family permease, with protein sequence MAHLQRTLSLGSVVLFGIAYMTPIIVLGTFGILAQSTTGMVPAAYLAALVAMFFTAMSYGRMAAAFPVAGSAYSYVRKAISPKLGFIAGWAVLLDYLFLPMAIWLIGAAYLHSAFPALPQWLWVLVFIGVTSAINIVGLKLANGINALLMLVQFLVLVAFVALCVHYVAGDASTPLWSIKPFFNGDMQMPLIMSGAAIACYSFLGFDAVSTLTEETRDPRRTIPRAIMLITLIGGLIFVSVSYFVQIAHPSFQFDSVDAAAYEIARNIGGDLFVSIFLIGLIVGQFASGLSAQASGSRLLFAMGRDGVLPKSFFGTLHERFGTPVNSILLCAVVALLALKLDVTTSTSFINFGAFLAFSLVNLSVIFHYWIGAERKGLRELVLFLLFPFIGLAADVWLMVSLDHSAIYLGLSWLAIGVVYLAVLTGGFRRQPPEMDFQEAA encoded by the coding sequence ACCTTCGGCATCCTCGCGCAATCCACTACAGGCATGGTCCCCGCCGCTTACCTGGCGGCATTGGTGGCGATGTTTTTCACCGCGATGAGCTACGGCCGAATGGCTGCGGCGTTCCCCGTCGCCGGTTCGGCCTATAGCTACGTGCGCAAGGCGATCAGCCCGAAACTGGGTTTCATCGCCGGTTGGGCGGTATTGCTCGATTACCTGTTCCTGCCCATGGCGATCTGGCTGATCGGCGCGGCCTACCTGCACTCCGCGTTCCCGGCCTTGCCACAGTGGCTCTGGGTGCTGGTGTTCATCGGCGTTACGAGCGCGATCAATATTGTCGGTCTGAAATTGGCCAATGGCATCAACGCGCTGTTGATGCTGGTGCAGTTCCTGGTCCTGGTCGCCTTCGTTGCGCTGTGCGTCCATTACGTCGCAGGGGACGCGAGCACACCGTTGTGGTCGATCAAGCCGTTCTTCAACGGTGACATGCAGATGCCGCTGATCATGAGCGGTGCAGCTATCGCTTGTTATTCGTTCCTCGGGTTTGACGCGGTCAGTACCTTGACCGAGGAAACCCGCGACCCGCGCCGTACCATCCCGCGAGCGATCATGCTGATTACCCTGATCGGCGGATTGATCTTCGTCAGCGTGTCGTACTTCGTGCAGATCGCGCACCCGTCGTTCCAGTTCGACAGCGTCGACGCGGCGGCCTACGAAATTGCCCGCAACATCGGTGGCGACCTGTTCGTGTCGATCTTCCTGATCGGCCTGATCGTCGGCCAGTTCGCGTCGGGGCTGTCAGCCCAGGCCAGCGGCTCGCGGCTGTTGTTCGCCATGGGCCGTGATGGCGTGCTGCCAAAATCGTTCTTCGGTACCTTGCATGAGCGCTTTGGTACGCCGGTCAACAGCATTCTTTTATGCGCCGTGGTCGCTTTGCTGGCGCTGAAACTGGACGTCACTACATCAACCTCATTCATCAACTTTGGCGCGTTCCTCGCGTTCAGTCTGGTGAACCTGTCAGTGATCTTTCATTACTGGATTGGAGCAGAGAGGAAGGGGCTGCGTGAACTCGTGCTGTTCCTGCTGTTCCCGTTTATCGGCCTGGCGGCGGATGTATGGCTGATGGTCAGCCTCGATCACTCAGCAATCTACCTGGGCCTGAGCTGGCTGGCGATTGGCGTGGTGTACCTGGCGGTGCTGACCGGAGGCTTCCGTCGCCAGCCACCGGAGATGGATTTCCAGGAAGCCGCGTAA